In one window of Spiroplasma corruscae DNA:
- a CDS encoding SufB/SufD family protein, whose translation MKKDFTNNNVNFIDLRNSRVEKVEITTEDEYLIYLEEINNNINFNFKEDIVVKVTLVFFNSNKKINNINYNINFNLEYSTKLNLYIANLGNYNVNEVLKINLLKEYARVEFYSATIVNKDFDKNTVVQVEHLARNTYSNIKVYYVLKDTSKGFVRCISNILKGSSGSEAHQELRLLLLDEKVKANSDPVLLIDENDIVASHANAIGMLDPDQVFYLLSRGLDKSSAQELIINGYFTPIFNNISNEELNNKLWEVLKGMI comes from the coding sequence ATGAAAAAAGATTTTACAAATAATAATGTAAACTTTATTGATTTACGTAACTCAAGAGTTGAAAAAGTTGAAATTACAACTGAAGATGAATATTTAATATATTTAGAAGAAATTAATAATAATATCAATTTTAATTTTAAAGAAGATATTGTGGTAAAAGTAACGTTAGTTTTCTTTAATTCTAATAAGAAAATCAATAATATTAACTATAATATTAATTTTAATTTAGAATACAGTACTAAATTAAATCTTTATATTGCAAATCTTGGTAACTATAATGTTAATGAAGTTTTAAAAATTAACTTATTAAAAGAATATGCTAGAGTAGAATTCTATTCAGCGACAATTGTTAATAAAGATTTTGACAAGAACACAGTTGTTCAAGTTGAACATTTAGCAAGAAATACTTATTCAAATATAAAAGTATATTATGTATTAAAAGATACTTCAAAAGGATTTGTAAGATGTATTAGTAACATATTAAAAGGTTCATCAGGGTCTGAAGCACATCAAGAACTAAGGTTATTATTATTAGATGAAAAAGTAAAAGCAAACTCTGATCCAGTTTTATTAATTGATGAGAACGATATTGTTGCAAGTCATGCTAATGCAATTGGTATGCTAGACCCAGACCAAGTATTTTATTTATTATCAAGAGGTTTAGATAAATCATCTGCTCAAGAGTTAATAATAAATGGTTACTTTACACCAATATTTAATAATATTAGTAATGAAGAGCTGAATAACAAATTATGAGAAGTTTTAAAAGGAATGATTTAA
- a CDS encoding iron-sulfur cluster assembly scaffold protein — protein sequence MIDKNDKILLRQIIMEHYTEPDNKKLINDSNSIIQKQDSPTCSDEIDVQILFNNDLIINCRFDGTACAIATAAADILCNGLKNLNLKKSLEYLNNYHSLITGEKYDESLLEELIVFSDIFKQGNRLNCALLAADGFKKIIMNEVK from the coding sequence ATGATTGATAAAAATGACAAAATATTGTTAAGACAAATTATCATGGAACACTACACAGAACCAGATAATAAAAAATTGATTAATGATAGCAATTCCATAATACAAAAGCAAGATTCTCCAACTTGTAGTGATGAAATTGATGTGCAAATCCTATTTAACAACGATTTAATTATCAATTGTCGATTTGATGGCACTGCCTGCGCAATCGCAACTGCTGCAGCTGATATTTTATGCAATGGGTTAAAAAATCTTAATCTTAAAAAATCATTGGAATATTTAAATAATTACCATAGTTTAATAACCGGAGAGAAATATGATGAATCATTATTAGAAGAATTAATAGTTTTTTCTGACATATTTAAACAAGGAAATAGGTTAAATTGTGCTTTATTAGCAGCTGATGGTTTTAAAAAAATAATAATGAATGAGGTTAAATAA
- a CDS encoding lipoprotein: MKKLLTLLSSVSMIVTTAQVVVACTSKYDQKDVDGNSILVQFLNSLDGKAQIKANDVLDKLINASSGVKNREKFSIDLLKMFNLSVMANASTNYGADGKTEYKLDQNNPYYLNNLENILIDRFKTLSADVDRQIQNEKDKYKNEHAGKWEEEWNKMLVNKYSVYQTDTKDMDRDFLEQKYKADILLSDSSNNVSKILLDILLNTDQQGVTWVSKTTVQEKYKNLYLAGDDETKLNSIFNSDPNVLNQIFNSKQDSSKKWTNTMVANKTNWDKLKGEIGQNYTEMKTDVPLDLTKLSVTDATSRKGFVSNSQRFFLDQWYTTQAPLAISEITIPFADDHKFDDGVSASSFENKTYTDYQADIAKLFNELKGKEDKGVTDSKWRKYMSEGSISGLLDGKGTIKKYDKLLTLSDSSDFTQDLRSAVYDYVLNIDKEGKLDKISGVDLRSDEQTNELNFISKINRSASESKNFYGVLNDGRLILVDTSGLHIINIDGYKYLKDNIDSKLESTKGVNVEDGIINEDTLSELEKFKNFHKLTNNEKIAYIQSEVENDQNYFTKLNSHITNPYEQYLVNTSLIKGLDGAATSFDAMSEVKDWVKIESSTDASKYSWSSSVFDYFYTISTDKAKDQRDFINRFIVFNSIDDSNGNAYNLGDKFSSMLSTIKSIISSAPSNAFVNEFNKRNKEILKQSDKSKYPKQIIKNGDTFNDNLKKKTNEKFWKPGDETPTTRSNVSINLINNELVSMYFKNTTIIRGDE; the protein is encoded by the coding sequence TTGAAAAAGTTACTAACACTATTAAGCAGTGTTTCAATGATAGTTACAACTGCACAAGTTGTAGTTGCGTGTACTTCAAAATATGACCAAAAAGATGTTGATGGTAACTCTATTTTGGTGCAATTTTTAAATAGTTTGGACGGGAAAGCACAAATTAAAGCTAATGACGTTTTAGATAAATTAATTAATGCTAGTTCAGGAGTAAAAAACAGAGAAAAATTCTCAATAGATTTATTAAAAATGTTTAATTTATCGGTTATGGCTAATGCAAGTACTAATTATGGTGCTGATGGTAAAACTGAATATAAATTAGACCAAAATAATCCATATTATTTAAATAATTTAGAAAATATTTTAATTGATAGATTTAAAACTTTATCAGCTGACGTTGATAGACAAATACAAAATGAAAAAGATAAATACAAAAATGAACATGCAGGTAAGTGAGAAGAAGAATGAAATAAAATGCTTGTTAATAAGTATAGTGTTTATCAAACTGACACAAAAGATATGGATAGAGACTTTTTAGAACAAAAATACAAAGCTGATATCCTTTTAAGCGACTCATCTAATAATGTGTCAAAAATATTATTAGATATATTATTAAATACAGACCAACAAGGTGTAACTTGAGTTTCAAAAACAACAGTTCAAGAAAAGTATAAAAACTTATATCTCGCAGGAGATGATGAGACAAAATTAAACTCAATTTTTAATTCAGATCCTAATGTTTTAAACCAAATATTTAACTCAAAACAAGATAGTTCAAAGAAATGAACCAACACAATGGTTGCTAATAAAACAAATTGAGATAAATTAAAAGGTGAGATAGGTCAAAATTATACAGAAATGAAAACCGATGTGCCATTAGATTTAACAAAATTAAGTGTTACTGATGCTACTTCAAGAAAAGGATTTGTAAGTAACTCTCAAAGATTCTTTTTAGATCAATGATATACTACTCAAGCACCATTAGCAATTAGTGAAATCACAATCCCTTTTGCTGATGATCATAAATTTGATGATGGTGTTAGTGCAAGTAGCTTTGAAAATAAAACTTATACAGACTACCAAGCAGATATTGCAAAGTTATTTAATGAATTAAAAGGTAAAGAAGACAAAGGTGTTACAGATTCTAAATGAAGAAAATACATGTCAGAAGGTTCTATATCAGGGTTATTAGATGGTAAAGGAACTATTAAAAAGTATGATAAATTATTAACATTATCTGATTCATCAGACTTTACTCAAGACTTAAGAAGTGCTGTTTATGATTATGTTCTTAATATTGATAAAGAGGGAAAACTCGATAAAATAAGCGGTGTGGATTTAAGAAGTGACGAGCAAACAAACGAACTAAATTTTATATCAAAAATTAATAGAAGCGCAAGTGAGAGCAAAAACTTTTATGGTGTTTTAAATGATGGAAGATTAATTTTAGTTGATACATCAGGACTTCACATCATTAATATTGACGGTTACAAGTATTTAAAAGATAATATTGATAGTAAATTAGAAAGTACTAAAGGTGTCAATGTCGAAGATGGAATAATTAATGAAGATACACTATCTGAATTAGAAAAGTTTAAGAATTTCCACAAATTAACAAATAATGAAAAAATAGCATATATCCAATCTGAAGTTGAAAATGATCAAAATTACTTCACAAAACTTAACAGTCATATAACAAATCCTTATGAGCAATATTTAGTAAACACATCATTAATCAAAGGTTTAGACGGTGCCGCTACTAGCTTTGATGCAATGTCAGAAGTTAAAGACTGAGTTAAAATCGAATCATCAACTGATGCTTCAAAATATAGTTGATCTTCATCTGTTTTTGATTACTTCTATACAATAAGTACAGATAAAGCTAAAGACCAGAGAGATTTCATAAATAGATTTATAGTATTTAACTCAATTGATGATTCTAATGGAAATGCTTATAACTTAGGTGATAAATTTAGTTCAATGCTTTCAACTATAAAATCAATAATAAGTTCCGCTCCAAGCAATGCATTTGTTAATGAATTTAATAAAAGAAATAAAGAAATATTAAAACAATCAGATAAATCAAAATATCCAAAACAAATAATTAAAAATGGTGATACATTTAATGATAATTTGAAAAAGAAAACTAATGAAAAGTTTTGAAAACCAGGTGATGAAACACCCACTACAAGAAGTAACGTTTCTATAAACTTAATTAATAATGAATTAGTTAGTATGTATTTTAAAAATACTACTATTATAAGAGGTGATGAATAA
- the sufB gene encoding Fe-S cluster assembly protein SufB, with the protein MKKLKQEKEIKEISNYKYGFNEGELSSFKVEKGINKEIVTQISKYKNEPQWMLDYRLKSLELFDNFDQPSFGPDLSWINFNDYYYYTEGSENISNNWDDVPANIKKTFERLGIPEAEKEFLLGINAQWDAKPVYENLNKELISQGVIFTDCDTALKKYPEIFKKYFGTLVKNDDNKYAALNSTVWSGGTFIYVPSGVKLSKPLQAYFRINYQLSGQFERTLIIVEDDAQLHYIEGCTAPVYSKNNLHAAIVEIFVGKRSSVRYTTVQNWSDNVLNLVTKRSLVDDDGRMEWIDGNIGSKINMKYPSCILKGNRSQGDTISIAVAKNGVYQDAGSKMIHLGKDTKSKIVSKSITFQGGTANYRGLAYIGPDAINSKARVECDTLILDNKSHSDTIPQNKVHNNKSQIEHEATVSKVSEEQLFYLMSRGLTEQQALEIIVMGFLEPFTKELPLEYAVELNQLIKMDMEGSVG; encoded by the coding sequence ATGAAAAAATTAAAACAAGAAAAAGAAATAAAAGAAATTTCAAATTATAAATATGGATTTAATGAAGGGGAGCTTTCTTCTTTTAAAGTGGAAAAAGGAATCAACAAAGAAATAGTTACACAAATTTCTAAGTATAAAAACGAACCCCAATGAATGTTGGATTATCGTCTAAAAAGCTTAGAGCTGTTTGATAATTTTGATCAACCTAGTTTTGGACCTGATTTAAGTTGAATTAATTTTAATGATTACTATTACTATACAGAGGGTAGTGAAAATATTTCAAATAATTGAGACGATGTTCCTGCAAATATTAAAAAAACATTTGAAAGACTTGGTATTCCAGAAGCCGAAAAAGAATTTTTACTTGGAATAAATGCGCAATGAGATGCTAAGCCGGTCTATGAAAACTTAAATAAAGAATTAATTAGTCAAGGTGTTATATTCACTGATTGTGATACAGCACTAAAAAAATATCCAGAAATATTTAAGAAGTATTTTGGTACTTTAGTAAAAAATGATGATAATAAATATGCAGCTCTTAACTCAACAGTCTGAAGTGGAGGTACCTTTATATATGTACCAAGTGGAGTAAAATTATCAAAACCATTGCAGGCCTATTTTAGAATTAACTATCAACTATCTGGACAATTTGAGAGAACTTTAATAATAGTCGAAGATGACGCTCAATTGCATTACATAGAAGGGTGTACAGCACCAGTTTATTCAAAGAATAATTTACATGCAGCAATAGTTGAAATATTTGTAGGAAAGAGATCTAGTGTTAGATATACAACTGTGCAAAATTGAAGTGATAATGTATTAAACTTAGTTACAAAAAGAAGTTTAGTAGATGATGATGGAAGAATGGAATGAATTGACGGTAATATTGGGTCAAAAATTAATATGAAATACCCGTCTTGTATTTTAAAAGGTAATCGGTCACAAGGAGATACCATTTCAATTGCAGTAGCAAAAAACGGCGTTTATCAAGATGCTGGAAGCAAAATGATTCATTTAGGAAAAGATACAAAATCTAAAATAGTTTCTAAATCAATAACCTTTCAAGGAGGAACAGCAAATTACAGAGGTTTAGCATACATTGGACCAGATGCAATTAATTCAAAGGCTAGAGTAGAGTGTGATACTTTAATTTTAGATAATAAATCACATTCTGATACAATACCACAAAACAAAGTACATAATAATAAATCACAAATAGAACATGAAGCTACTGTATCAAAAGTTAGTGAAGAACAATTATTTTATCTAATGTCTAGGGGTTTAACAGAACAACAAGCATTAGAAATTATAGTAATGGGATTTTTAGAGCCATTTACAAAGGAATTACCATTGGAGTATGCTGTGGAATTAAATCAATTAATTAAAATGGATATGGAAGGTTCCGTAGGATAA
- a CDS encoding NifU family protein, producing the protein MEKNNLEKKVQDVLDQLKVYINQDGGDMEYVAIKDKIVYIRLKGNCVGCGLTEITFKEGVESILIEEFPYDIDGVEIVL; encoded by the coding sequence TTGGAAAAAAATAATTTAGAAAAAAAAGTTCAAGATGTATTAGACCAATTAAAGGTTTATATTAATCAAGATGGTGGTGATATGGAATATGTTGCAATCAAAGATAAAATTGTATATATTAGATTAAAAGGGAATTGTGTTGGTTGTGGATTAACTGAAATTACCTTTAAAGAAGGTGTAGAATCAATATTAATAGAGGAATTCCCCTATGATATTGATGGTGTAGAAATTGTGTTATAA
- a CDS encoding aminotransferase class V-fold PLP-dependent enzyme produces the protein MNYKNLFSYFKNNVEEIYFDSAATSIKFDEVIKAQSEYDLIYAANAHNNLFKNAFLSNQMIIDTRIKIKNFINATDEKEVIFTSGTTYSLNQLAFGLKPYIKENDEILLTELEHSSNLLPWMVVAKEKKAQIKYLALNNDYSIDETNLINQLNKNVKVISFAVNSNTLAIKNNVERIVEVVKTYNKNILVILDLAQSIIHCKTDVANWNVDAIAFSTHKMFGPFGLGVLWAKKDLLNSIEPLLYGGGNNIDIKKNDYKLAQIPEKFESGTLNLSAIYAFNKCLDIINEIGLDNLIEYPKTLKDYFRNNINDIIKSKFKFYNLENEEPIILFNLINVNSQDFGAFLNKKYNISVRVGKHCARLTTNVIGAHSTIRISLSIYNTKEDIDILIKALLDYDSWIEEMI, from the coding sequence ATGAACTACAAAAACCTTTTCTCTTATTTCAAGAATAACGTAGAAGAAATATATTTTGATTCTGCTGCAACTTCAATAAAGTTCGACGAAGTTATCAAAGCACAATCCGAGTATGATTTAATTTATGCTGCAAACGCACATAACAATTTATTTAAAAACGCTTTTTTATCTAATCAAATGATTATTGATACAAGGATTAAAATAAAAAATTTTATTAATGCTACAGATGAAAAAGAAGTAATTTTTACAAGCGGCACTACTTATTCACTAAATCAGCTAGCCTTTGGTCTAAAACCATATATAAAGGAAAATGATGAAATATTATTAACAGAACTTGAACATTCTTCAAATTTGTTACCTTGAATGGTTGTTGCCAAAGAAAAGAAAGCACAGATAAAATATTTAGCACTAAATAATGATTATAGTATTGATGAAACAAATTTAATTAATCAACTTAATAAGAATGTTAAGGTTATAAGTTTTGCGGTTAATTCTAACACGCTTGCTATAAAAAATAATGTTGAAAGAATTGTAGAAGTAGTTAAAACATATAATAAAAATATTTTAGTAATATTAGATTTAGCACAATCAATAATACATTGTAAAACAGATGTTGCTAATTGAAATGTTGACGCCATAGCATTTTCAACACATAAAATGTTTGGACCATTTGGATTAGGTGTACTATGAGCTAAAAAAGATCTATTAAATAGTATAGAACCATTATTGTATGGTGGTGGAAATAATATTGATATAAAAAAAAATGATTATAAATTAGCACAAATACCAGAAAAGTTTGAAAGTGGAACTTTAAATTTAAGTGCAATATATGCCTTCAATAAATGTTTAGATATAATTAATGAAATTGGTTTAGATAACTTAATTGAGTATCCTAAAACATTGAAAGATTACTTTAGAAATAATATAAACGATATTATTAAATCAAAGTTTAAGTTTTATAATTTAGAAAATGAAGAACCTATTATTCTATTTAATTTAATTAATGTTAATTCACAAGATTTTGGCGCTTTTCTAAATAAAAAATACAATATTTCAGTAAGGGTTGGTAAACATTGTGCTAGATTAACAACAAATGTTATTGGAGCACATTCAACAATTAGAATAAGTCTTTCAATATATAATACAAAAGAGGATATTGACATACTTATTAAAGCATTATTGGATTATGATAGTTGAATCGAAGAAATGATATAG
- the sufC gene encoding Fe-S cluster assembly ATPase SufC has translation MHKLEIKNLYVNIEDKEILKGVDLTINTGEIHALMGPNGNGKSTLLMSIMGHPKYEIISGDILIDGKSILELPVDERSKLGLFLAMQNPQVIPGVTNLEFLKYIVNAHKDKPQKLKEIYKDIKDQAEELKFDLHMLKRFVNDGFSGGEKKKNEILQLKMLNPIFSLIDEIDSGLDVDALEVVAQNLNSIDLSKSALVLVSHYDRFFKKVVPTHAHVIIDGRIVLSGGNELVERVNNEGYSWVKELNK, from the coding sequence ATGCACAAATTAGAAATAAAAAATTTATATGTAAATATTGAAGATAAAGAAATACTAAAAGGGGTAGATTTAACCATTAACACCGGTGAAATACATGCCTTAATGGGACCGAATGGTAATGGTAAATCAACATTATTGATGTCAATAATGGGTCACCCAAAATATGAAATTATCTCTGGGGATATATTAATTGATGGTAAGTCTATTTTAGAATTGCCAGTTGATGAAAGAAGTAAATTGGGGTTGTTTTTAGCAATGCAAAACCCTCAGGTTATACCAGGGGTTACAAATTTAGAATTTTTAAAATACATTGTAAACGCACATAAAGACAAACCTCAAAAACTTAAAGAAATATATAAAGATATTAAAGATCAAGCTGAAGAATTGAAGTTTGATTTACACATGTTAAAGAGATTTGTTAACGATGGATTTAGTGGTGGTGAGAAGAAAAAAAATGAAATACTTCAACTTAAAATGCTTAACCCAATATTTAGTTTAATTGATGAAATTGATTCAGGGCTTGATGTGGATGCTTTAGAAGTTGTAGCTCAAAATTTAAACTCAATAGACTTATCAAAAAGTGCATTAGTTCTTGTATCACATTATGACAGATTCTTTAAAAAAGTTGTACCAACTCACGCTCATGTAATTATTGATGGAAGAATTGTTTTGAGTGGAGGTAATGAATTGGTTGAGAGAGTTAATAATGAAGGTTACTCATGAGTTAAGGAATTAAACAAATAA